A stretch of Oryza brachyantha chromosome 4, ObraRS2, whole genome shotgun sequence DNA encodes these proteins:
- the LOC102721733 gene encoding 1-acyl-sn-glycerol-3-phosphate acyltransferase-like, whose protein sequence is MDTVAAATSGRRWLPWARRQAAAYLAAAGGGDDGWAACAASAVRIVVCFVSMMVTTAAWAVVMLLLLPWPCARIRQGNLYGHVTGRMLMWILGNPIKLEGLENLKTRGIFICNHASPLDIFLVMWLAPTGTVGIAKKEIIWYPLFGQLYVLANHLRIDRSNPAAAIESMKEVARAVNKNNLSLILFPEGTRSKTGRLLPFKKGFVHTALQTRLPVVPMVVTGTHLAWRKNSLRVRPAPLTVKVLPPIRTDRWEEERIDEYVEMVHSLYADSLPDSQKPLEPVATGKKSS, encoded by the exons ATGGAcaccgtggcggcggcgacctcgggacggcggtggctgccgtgggcgcggcggcaggcggcggcgtacctggcggcggccgggggaggcgacgacgggtgGGCGGCGTGCGCGGCGTCGGCCGTGCGGATCGTGGTGTGCTTCGTGTCCATgatggtgacgacggcggcgtgggcggtggtgatgctgctgctcctgccgTGGCCGTGCGCCCGCATCCGGCAGGGCAACCTCTACGGCCATGTCACCGGCCGCATGCTG ATGTGGATTCTGGGGAATCCAATCAAGCTGGAAGGTTTGGAGAACCTGAAAACGAGGGGAATATTCATCTGCAACCACGCGTCGCCGCTCGACATCTTCCTCGTCATGTGGCTGGCTCCGACTGGCACTGTCGGAATCGCCAAAAAGGAG ATCATCTGGTACCCACTGTTCGGGCAGCTGTACGTGCTGGCCAATCACCTCCGCATCGACCGCTCTAACCCAGCCGCTGCCATCGAGTCAATGAAAGAG GTTGCTCGTGCAGTTAACAAGAACAACCTGTCACTGATCCTCTTCCCAGAGGGCACACGGTCCAAAACCGGAAGGCTACTCCCCTTCAAGAAG GGGTTCGTGCACACGGCGCTGCAGACGAGGTTGCCTGTCGTGCCGATGGTGGTGACCGGCACGCACCTGGCGTGGAGGAAGAACAGCCTGAGGGTCAGGCCGGCGCCGCTCACCGTGAAGGTGCTGCCGCCGATCAGGACGGAccggtgggaggaggagaggatcgaCGAGTACGTGGAGATGGTGCACTCGCTGTACGCCGACAGCCTCCCGGACTCGCAGAAGCCGCTCGAGCCTGTGGCCACCGGGAAGAAGTCGAGCTAG
- the LOC102721447 gene encoding uncharacterized protein LOC102721447 has translation MDFTAPSFSLGSEFDSDGDCGGGGDEPQEGGRREEQERRQYEAPDAPSFSLGIDYDGDGDGGDEVHLADGDHREGQRWRYEAPDAPPFSLGIDFGDDEPGLPNTDRPEEQARRYEAPDAPSFSLGLNDDDDDFLTGGSHHEQSRTQVTPPARTSLGTVEDDDDDDFVLAGGQQQKQRLHGTLVPNPTPPSAETARFKRLRRGPAPPSEAPTPPPRWAPAPLKMEASPVVSSKIDLGAIGSFEDEIEDFTDEERPTRDMPPSAGSCITSSSSKFSQASNSKFSLMNRGVLMSQLTNKTKKFTHVPCYSASKSLEESCSKKLLPKITLSPMRKIHLLDSDSDLDDKDRPSLRPKSKSQADTVLDNTNAEMRVSWVTPALDEFCNEYFKSVKEQRPQQENDSSFCVPKAIRFNYPVSETGGHFQHQATPSGAALHDNITDSHPPAMDYFFHHDPLVRELVRERLEHFVPIGVDSSRGNEQDVQYRSQIDRCASANERWVTPNKRTSVGTEIGTRRINPSGISGSGHWFTGEDGKRVYVSKNGQELTGRIAYRQYKKESGKGFRQKKKNSAGTKGGSTRAKKTTKVKQEKRTSKRKR, from the exons ATGGACTTCACCGCGCCGTCGTTCTCCCTCGGCTCGGAGTTCGACTCCGATGgcgactgcggcggcggcggcgacgagccccAGGAGGGAGGACGCCGGGAGGAGCAGGAGCGGCGGCAGTATGAGGCTCCCGACGCGCCCTCATTCTCGCTCGGTATCGACtacgatggcgatggcgacggtggcgaTGAGGTCCACCTCGCCGACGGAGACCACCGGGAGGGGCAGCGGTGGCGTTATGAGGCGCCCGATGCGCCGCCTTTCTCTCTCGGCATcgacttcggcgacgacgagcccgGCCTCCCCAACACGGACCGCCCCGAGGAGCAAGCGCGGCGGTATGAGGCGCCTGATGCACCCTCATTCTCCCTGGGATTAAacgacgatgacgatgatTTTCTCACCGGCGGCAGCCATCACGAGCAATCGCGTACCCAGGTGACGCCGCCGGCCCGCACCTCGCTCGGCACTgttgaggacgacgacgacgacgacttcgTCCTCGCCGGTGGCCAGCAGCAAAAGCAACGGCTGCATGGAACCCTTGTCCCCAACCCGACACCACCGTCGGCAGAGACGGCTCGATTCAAGCGGCTGCGTAGAGGCCCTGCGCCTCCATCTGAAGCGCCAACACCACCTCCCCGTTGGGCACCAGCGCCGCTGAAGATGGAAGCGTCTCCCGTGGTGAGCTCGAAGATCGACTTGGGGGCTATTGGGAGCTTCGAGGATGAGATTGAGGATTTCACTGACGAGGAGAGACCCACGCGAG ACATGCCACCATCAGCTGGCAGTTGCATAACTTCAAGTAGCTCAAAATTCTCTCAAGCCAGCAACTCAAAGTTCTCTCTGATGAACCGTGGTGTACTCATGAGtcaattaacaaataaaacaaagaaatttacACATGTGCCTTGTTATTCAGCTTCAAAATCTTTGGAAGAAAGCTGCAGCAAGAAATTGCTCCCTAAGATAACATTGAGCCCGATGAGGAAAATCCATTTGCTCGATTCAGACAGTGACTTAGATGACAAGGATAGACCTAGCTTGCGGCCAAAGAGCAAATCACAAGCGGACACTGTTCTAGATAATACCAACGCTGAGATGCGTGTCAGTTGGGTGACACCTGCTCTTGATGAATTCTGCAACGAATATTTCAAATCTGTGAAAGAACAAAGACCTCAGCAGGAAAATGACAGTAGTTTTTGTGTTCCCAAAGCTATACGTTTTAACTATCCCGTTAGTGAAACTGGAGGACACTTCCAACATCAAGCCACTCCAAGTGGGGCTGCACTACATGACAATATTACAGATAGCCATCCTCCTGCAATGGATTATTTTTTCCACCATGACCCATTGGTTCGTGAGCTAGTCCGTGAAAGACTAGAGCATTTTGTTCCAATTGGGGTAGATAGCAGCAGAGGAAATGAGCAAGATGTCCAATACAG GAGTCAGATCGACAGGTGTGCTTCTGCTAATGAGCGGTGGGTGACTCCAAACAAGAGAACATCTGTTGGAACTGAAATTGGCACAAGAAGAATAAACCCTAGTGGAATTTCTGGTTCTGGCCATTGGTTTACTGGAGAAGATGGAAAAAGG GTTTATGTCTCCAAAAATGGCCAGGAGTTGACTGGCAGGATTGCCTATCGACAATACAAAAAG GAAAGTGGTAAAGGATTTCgccaaaagaagaaaaattcaGCTGGAACTAAAGGTGGTTCCACTAGAGCAAAGAAAACAACTAAAGTGAAACAAGAAAAGCGTACATCAAAGAGGAAGCGCTGA